From the Micromonospora lupini genome, one window contains:
- a CDS encoding HAD-IIA family hydrolase, with amino-acid sequence MSADAGKRLIDGYTLVVFDLDGVIYLIDRPIPGAVDAVARLHAEGRAVAYATNNASRRSSDVADLLTGMGVPARPEEVLTSAAASAELLRDRLPAGAPVLVVGAEALRAELRAVGLTPVSRADEKPAAVVQGYGPQVGWAELAEASVAVRAGAIWVATNTDRTLPSARGPLPGNGSLVAVLRTALERDPDLVVGKPESALFETAARRGDGGQVLVVGDRLDTDIEGARRAGLDSLLVLTGVSDVPELLAAEPRRRPTYVARDLAGLFDPAAAVRVPGSADVGGWSVTDRAGTLELAGAGRPLDALAALCAAAWAAPTPPAIRPAGPDAAAALESFGLATDG; translated from the coding sequence ATGAGCGCGGACGCCGGGAAGCGGCTGATCGACGGGTACACCCTGGTGGTCTTCGACCTGGACGGGGTGATCTACCTGATCGACCGGCCGATTCCCGGCGCGGTCGACGCGGTGGCCCGGCTGCACGCCGAGGGGCGGGCGGTGGCGTACGCCACGAACAACGCCTCACGCCGTTCCAGCGACGTCGCCGACCTGCTGACCGGAATGGGCGTGCCGGCGCGGCCGGAGGAGGTGCTCACCTCCGCCGCCGCGTCGGCCGAGCTGCTGCGGGACCGGCTGCCGGCAGGCGCGCCGGTGCTGGTGGTCGGCGCGGAGGCGCTGCGCGCCGAGCTGCGCGCGGTCGGGCTGACCCCGGTCAGCCGCGCCGACGAGAAGCCGGCCGCGGTGGTGCAGGGCTACGGTCCGCAGGTTGGCTGGGCCGAGCTGGCCGAGGCATCCGTCGCCGTACGGGCCGGGGCGATCTGGGTCGCCACCAACACCGACCGGACGCTTCCCAGCGCCCGGGGTCCGCTGCCGGGCAACGGGTCACTGGTCGCGGTGCTGCGGACCGCGTTGGAGCGGGACCCGGACCTGGTGGTCGGCAAGCCGGAGTCGGCGCTGTTCGAGACCGCCGCCCGGCGCGGCGACGGCGGCCAGGTCCTGGTCGTCGGGGACCGGCTGGACACCGACATCGAGGGCGCCCGCCGAGCGGGGTTGGACAGCCTGCTCGTGCTCACCGGCGTCAGCGACGTACCCGAGCTGCTCGCGGCCGAGCCACGACGGCGGCCCACGTACGTCGCGCGGGACCTGGCGGGGCTGTTCGACCCGGCGGCGGCCGTGCGGGTCCCCGGCTCGGCGGACGTCGGCGGCTGGTCCGTCACGGACCGGGCGGGGACGCTGGAACTGGCAGGCGCCGGCCGGCCGCTGGACGCCCTCGCCGCGCTCTGTGCGGCGGCCTGGGCGGCCCCGACGCCACCGGCGATCCGCCCCGCGGGCCCGGACGCGGCTGCCGCGCTGGAGAGCTTCGGGCTGGCCACCGACGGGTGA
- a CDS encoding SCP2 sterol-binding domain-containing protein, whose amino-acid sequence MASVDECRQALQELAARLDRNAETVRERIDLERTLACRITDLDTAFHGRISGGRLVELTDGDDPKAKIALSTSSDDLLALVRGDLDVTKAITSRRVSIKANPFDLMKLRKLL is encoded by the coding sequence GTGGCCAGCGTGGACGAGTGCCGGCAGGCGTTGCAGGAGCTGGCCGCCCGGTTGGACCGCAACGCCGAGACGGTCCGCGAACGGATCGACCTGGAACGGACGTTGGCCTGCCGGATCACCGACCTGGACACGGCGTTCCACGGGCGGATCAGCGGTGGCCGGCTGGTCGAGCTGACCGACGGTGACGACCCGAAGGCCAAGATCGCGCTGAGCACGTCCAGCGACGACCTGCTCGCCCTGGTCCGCGGTGACCTGGACGTCACCAAGGCGATCACGTCCCGCCGCGTGTCGATCAAGGCCAACCCGTTCGACCTGATGAAGCTGCGCAAGCTGCTCTGA
- a CDS encoding phasin family protein produces MQDAWRAYLELAMGLAEAPRKKAQDAVRRLVGSGGATAAQLQALGEELVTTGAANREALTKLVRFEVDRALGAVGLATADEVAELTRRVRDLERQLREARATEPRSAPTGEPAAERLGDPTPQPDPTGAAQPGAGLAPSNAPAGAPVSAPAAKKAVAKKAVAKKALVKKPPATISRTADDTPAPAAVSARDDTPTPEAMPVRDETSTSAAPSAHDDIPTPAAMPAKKAVRKRRPDGDS; encoded by the coding sequence ATGCAGGACGCGTGGCGCGCCTACCTCGAACTGGCCATGGGCCTGGCCGAGGCGCCCCGGAAGAAGGCCCAGGACGCGGTGCGTCGCCTCGTCGGCTCCGGCGGCGCGACAGCCGCCCAGCTGCAGGCCCTCGGCGAGGAGCTGGTCACCACCGGCGCCGCCAACCGGGAGGCGCTGACCAAGCTGGTCCGCTTCGAGGTCGACCGGGCCCTCGGCGCTGTCGGTCTGGCCACCGCCGACGAGGTGGCCGAGCTGACCCGACGCGTACGCGACCTGGAACGGCAACTGCGCGAGGCGCGCGCCACCGAGCCGCGCTCGGCGCCGACCGGCGAACCGGCTGCCGAACGGCTCGGCGATCCGACGCCGCAGCCCGACCCGACAGGCGCCGCACAGCCCGGCGCCGGCCTCGCGCCGTCGAACGCCCCGGCGGGCGCGCCGGTCTCCGCTCCGGCGGCGAAGAAGGCGGTCGCCAAGAAGGCCGTCGCCAAGAAGGCCCTCGTGAAGAAGCCGCCCGCGACGATCAGCCGGACCGCCGACGACACCCCGGCGCCGGCCGCCGTGTCGGCCAGGGACGACACCCCGACGCCCGAGGCCATGCCGGTCAGGGACGAGACCTCGACGTCGGCGGCTCCCTCGGCCCACGACGACATCCCGACACCGGCGGCGATGCCGGCGAAGAAGGCCGTCCGCAAGCGCCGCCCGGACGGTGACTCGTGA
- a CDS encoding TlyA family RNA methyltransferase — MARRNRLDAELVRRGLARSREQAAALVEAGRVQLRGVPARKVAAMVDPADPLLVTGADPTEEYVSRGGHKLAGALAAFGPAGLRVAGRRCLDAGASTGGFTDVLLRADAAEVVAVDVGYGQLAWSLRTDERVRVLERTNVRTLVADAIGGPVDLTVADLSFISLRLVLPALAGCTRDDGDLALMVKPQFEVGKQRVGAGGVVRDPALRAEAVLDVAAAAAQLGLGLADVAASPLPGPSGNVEFFVWLRRGAPPADPQRVRAVVEAGPEGPTTAGDVPDVAAEEVAG, encoded by the coding sequence ATGGCACGTCGCAACCGGCTGGACGCCGAACTCGTCCGCCGCGGGCTGGCCCGCTCGCGTGAGCAGGCCGCCGCGCTTGTCGAGGCCGGTCGGGTCCAGCTGCGCGGAGTGCCCGCGCGCAAGGTCGCCGCGATGGTCGACCCCGCCGATCCGCTGCTGGTCACCGGTGCCGACCCCACCGAGGAGTACGTCTCCCGGGGCGGGCACAAACTCGCCGGGGCGTTGGCCGCGTTCGGCCCCGCAGGGCTGCGCGTCGCCGGGCGGCGCTGCCTGGACGCCGGAGCGTCGACCGGGGGCTTCACCGACGTGCTGCTGCGCGCCGACGCCGCCGAGGTGGTGGCCGTGGACGTCGGCTACGGGCAGCTCGCCTGGTCGCTGCGCACCGACGAGCGCGTCCGTGTCCTGGAACGCACGAACGTCCGTACCCTCGTCGCGGACGCGATCGGCGGACCTGTCGACCTGACGGTGGCCGACCTGTCGTTCATCTCGTTGCGGTTGGTGCTGCCGGCCCTGGCCGGCTGCACCCGTGACGACGGCGACCTGGCGCTGATGGTGAAGCCGCAGTTCGAGGTGGGCAAGCAGCGGGTCGGCGCCGGTGGTGTGGTCCGCGACCCGGCGCTGCGCGCCGAGGCGGTGCTCGACGTGGCCGCCGCGGCGGCTCAGCTCGGCCTCGGGTTGGCCGACGTGGCGGCCAGCCCGCTGCCCGGGCCCAGCGGCAACGTCGAGTTCTTCGTATGGTTGCGCCGGGGCGCGCCACCGGCGGACCCGCAGCGGGTGCGGGCAGTGGTGGAGGCCGGACCGGAGGGTCCGACGACGGCCGGCGACGTGCCGGACGTGGCGGCGGAGGAGGTCGCAGGGTGA
- a CDS encoding NAD kinase — MSRTALLVTHTGRRRSTEHARSVAADLIAAGFEVRVVAEEADDLDLPGTVPVAGPEAAEGAEIVFALGGDGTFLRAAELARPAKAPLLGINLGKVGFLAEAEIDDLDTAIRDVVERNYTVHERLTLDVTAEFDGGPTIESWALNEISVEKGERAQMLELLVDVDGRPLSRYGCDGVVCATPTGSTAYAFSGGGPVVWPEVEALLLVPISAHALFSRPLVTAPTSTFVITVDPFTTLAVLACDGRRVYDLPPGARVTVRRGALPVRIVRLRDRAFTDRLVAKFGLPVHGWRGSRR, encoded by the coding sequence ATGAGCCGCACGGCGCTGCTGGTGACCCACACCGGCCGTCGACGCAGCACCGAGCACGCCCGGTCGGTCGCCGCCGACCTCATCGCCGCGGGCTTCGAGGTGCGGGTGGTCGCCGAGGAGGCCGATGATCTGGACCTGCCCGGGACGGTTCCGGTCGCCGGCCCGGAGGCCGCCGAGGGCGCCGAGATCGTCTTCGCGCTCGGTGGGGACGGCACCTTCCTGCGCGCGGCCGAGCTGGCCCGCCCGGCGAAGGCGCCGCTGCTCGGCATCAACCTCGGCAAGGTGGGCTTCCTCGCCGAGGCGGAGATCGACGACCTGGACACCGCCATTCGGGACGTCGTCGAGCGCAACTACACAGTGCACGAGCGGCTCACGCTCGACGTCACGGCCGAGTTCGACGGCGGCCCGACCATCGAGTCGTGGGCGCTCAATGAGATCAGCGTCGAGAAGGGGGAGCGGGCGCAGATGCTCGAACTCCTCGTCGACGTGGACGGCCGCCCGCTGTCCCGCTACGGCTGCGACGGCGTGGTCTGCGCCACCCCCACCGGCTCCACCGCGTACGCGTTCTCCGGCGGCGGTCCGGTGGTCTGGCCGGAGGTGGAGGCACTGCTGCTGGTGCCGATCAGCGCGCACGCGTTGTTCAGTCGCCCCCTGGTCACCGCGCCCACGTCGACGTTCGTCATCACCGTCGACCCGTTCACCACTCTCGCCGTGCTCGCCTGCGACGGTCGGCGGGTCTACGACCTGCCGCCCGGCGCCCGGGTGACTGTGCGTCGGGGTGCCCTGCCGGTGCGTATCGTCCGGCTGCGCGACCGTGCGTTCACCGACCGGCTGGTCGCCAAGTTCGGCCTGCCGGTGCACGGCTGGCGGGGCAGCCGCCGGTGA
- a CDS encoding S8 family serine peptidase, whose product MHWSPRWLSAGAVGALVVGLAAPASAEPPVRPTGPTLGTSAPGAAPVRITLITGDQVELAPAAPGRVAATVRPGPGRERIIFQTVEVDGGLRVLPSDALPYVSSGVLDADLFDVQELAAEGYGDATQGALPLIVRYQEPAAGRVRPLGGVTDARPLESINGAALRVGKADLGGLWSTLAGTPTTRATTAAPRLGGGVAHVWLDGRVHPTLEHSVPQIGAPTAWAAGRDGSGVKVAVLDTGVDATHPDLAGRIAEAQDFSGSGSARDGHGHGTHVAATIAGSGAASAGLRKGVAPGARLLVGKVLDDNGSGYDSAIIAGMEWAAHSGAKVVSMSLGGDPTDGTDPMSQAVNDLTAETGALFVVAAGNAGAARTVGSPGAAAAALTVGAVDRDDNLAEFSSRGPRLGDNGLKPEITAPGVGIVAARAAGTTMGTPVDDAYTAASGTSMATPHVAGAAAILAQDHPDWSAGKLKDALVSTTKANPALTVFEQGGGRVDVARALTQRVYASATADFGRITTGGTAVERNVTYTNGTKTAQTLRLALELRNLDTDAAETDGVTLGSGEVSVPAGGSVAVPLRADPAKLARGPHGGWLVATGTDGVAVRTPVGLTVSGPVHHLTIKLLDRQGQPGLSPGLTLFGEQPESDYWGWWPGEGTLEVEEGTYLLTALVEHGAPLDEQMTEIIEPEVTVDRDLTVVLDARKGTPVRIETPKPSEQRATLSYYVHRVLGNGRQIDHGVMAYSTVQQVNVTPTRPVRQGEFEFASRWQLVAPMVDATISGVSGPSDINLLGTSPAPTGRRKLPLVWAGAGAPAELARARGAAALLAADPNRSEDEQVAAAAAAGVAVVLIVRPEDQSAWTVWRPAGDRLPVPAMVVAYDDGQRLIAAARKGRATLDLTLTVDSPYLYDVWQVSKGRVPERIVHTVTARNTAEVTASYGDTGAGWATEERFGWRPWQEYSWNDDQRLVRNGTTRQEFVSAGDSWWQHRVLHKEMFMQWGQLTGGLTEAPRRYAADDREVETWHAPVVRPAVPASGTPVPTRTGDSLDVRVPEFVDADGHFSVAGNSEEADGVEVRLSRDGQQIADLSDGWAPVPTTAAAARYRLDVTTRRASDEWRYATRTDTAWQFTSARPTGGAAVPLSLLQVDYRVPADLLGLVPGRRPHQLGLTLRQPAGVAAPTGTSLRVEVSFDEGVTWRAAPTRGSGTRWTATVPAGRGTVSLRVHATDRAGNSVDQTVVRAYGLR is encoded by the coding sequence ATGCACTGGTCCCCCCGCTGGCTCAGCGCCGGCGCGGTCGGCGCGCTGGTGGTCGGCCTCGCCGCGCCGGCGTCCGCCGAACCGCCCGTCCGGCCCACCGGCCCGACCCTGGGCACGTCCGCCCCGGGCGCCGCGCCCGTCCGCATCACCCTCATCACCGGCGACCAGGTCGAGCTGGCGCCGGCCGCGCCGGGCCGGGTCGCCGCCACCGTACGCCCGGGGCCCGGGCGGGAGCGGATCATCTTCCAGACCGTGGAGGTCGACGGCGGGCTGCGGGTGCTGCCCAGCGACGCCCTGCCCTACGTCTCCAGCGGAGTCCTCGACGCCGACCTGTTCGACGTGCAGGAGTTGGCCGCCGAGGGCTACGGCGACGCCACGCAGGGCGCCCTGCCGCTGATCGTGCGCTACCAGGAGCCGGCCGCCGGTCGGGTCCGGCCACTCGGCGGCGTCACCGACGCCCGTCCCCTGGAGAGCATCAACGGTGCCGCGTTGCGGGTCGGCAAGGCCGACCTGGGTGGCTTGTGGAGCACCCTCGCCGGCACGCCGACGACACGCGCCACGACCGCCGCGCCCCGCCTGGGCGGCGGTGTCGCCCACGTCTGGCTGGACGGGCGGGTGCACCCGACGCTGGAGCACAGCGTCCCGCAGATCGGCGCTCCGACGGCCTGGGCGGCCGGCCGCGACGGCAGCGGCGTGAAGGTGGCAGTGCTCGACACAGGCGTCGACGCCACCCACCCCGACCTGGCCGGGCGGATCGCCGAGGCGCAGGACTTCTCCGGCAGCGGCAGCGCCCGCGACGGCCACGGCCACGGCACGCACGTCGCGGCCACCATCGCGGGCAGCGGCGCCGCGTCGGCAGGGCTGCGCAAGGGCGTCGCGCCCGGCGCGCGGCTGCTCGTCGGCAAGGTGCTCGACGACAACGGCTCGGGCTACGACTCGGCCATCATCGCCGGCATGGAGTGGGCCGCCCACTCCGGCGCGAAGGTGGTCAGCATGAGCCTCGGCGGCGACCCGACCGACGGCACCGACCCGATGAGCCAGGCGGTGAACGACCTGACCGCCGAGACCGGCGCGCTCTTCGTGGTCGCCGCAGGCAACGCGGGTGCGGCGCGTACCGTCGGCTCGCCGGGCGCGGCCGCGGCGGCGCTCACCGTCGGCGCGGTGGACCGCGACGACAACCTGGCGGAGTTCTCCAGCCGCGGGCCGCGACTGGGCGACAACGGCCTGAAGCCCGAGATCACCGCCCCGGGCGTCGGGATCGTCGCCGCGCGGGCCGCCGGCACCACAATGGGTACGCCCGTGGACGACGCCTACACGGCCGCGTCCGGCACCTCGATGGCCACCCCGCACGTGGCGGGCGCGGCGGCGATCCTCGCCCAGGACCACCCGGACTGGTCCGCCGGGAAGCTGAAGGACGCGCTCGTCAGCACCACGAAGGCGAACCCGGCCCTCACCGTCTTCGAGCAGGGCGGCGGCCGGGTGGACGTGGCGCGGGCGCTCACCCAGCGGGTGTACGCGTCGGCCACCGCGGACTTCGGCCGGATCACCACAGGCGGTACGGCAGTCGAGCGGAACGTGACGTACACCAATGGCACGAAGACCGCGCAGACCCTGCGGTTGGCCCTCGAGCTGCGCAACCTGGACACCGACGCGGCCGAGACCGACGGGGTCACGCTCGGATCCGGTGAGGTGAGCGTGCCGGCGGGCGGCAGCGTCGCCGTGCCGCTGCGCGCCGACCCGGCGAAGCTGGCCCGTGGCCCGCACGGTGGCTGGCTGGTGGCGACCGGTACGGACGGCGTGGCCGTGCGCACCCCGGTCGGGCTCACCGTCAGCGGTCCCGTGCACCACCTCACCATCAAGCTGCTGGACCGGCAGGGTCAGCCGGGCCTCTCGCCGGGGTTGACCCTCTTCGGTGAGCAGCCCGAGTCGGACTACTGGGGCTGGTGGCCGGGCGAGGGCACCCTGGAGGTCGAGGAGGGCACCTACCTGCTGACCGCGCTGGTCGAGCACGGCGCCCCCCTGGACGAGCAGATGACCGAGATCATCGAACCGGAGGTGACTGTCGACCGGGACCTGACAGTGGTGCTCGACGCCCGCAAGGGCACGCCGGTGCGGATCGAGACGCCGAAGCCCAGTGAGCAGCGGGCCACGCTCAGCTACTACGTGCACCGGGTGCTTGGCAACGGCCGGCAGATCGACCACGGCGTGATGGCGTACAGCACCGTCCAGCAGGTGAACGTCACGCCGACCCGCCCGGTGCGTCAGGGCGAGTTCGAGTTCGCCTCGCGCTGGCAGCTCGTCGCGCCAATGGTGGACGCGACGATCAGCGGGGTGTCCGGTCCGTCGGACATCAACCTGCTGGGCACGTCGCCGGCGCCGACAGGTCGGCGGAAGCTGCCGCTGGTCTGGGCCGGCGCCGGCGCCCCGGCCGAGTTGGCGCGGGCGCGGGGCGCTGCCGCTCTGCTCGCCGCCGACCCGAACCGGAGCGAGGACGAGCAGGTGGCAGCCGCGGCGGCGGCCGGCGTCGCCGTGGTGCTGATCGTTCGCCCGGAGGACCAGAGCGCGTGGACGGTCTGGCGGCCGGCCGGCGACCGGCTGCCGGTCCCGGCGATGGTCGTCGCGTACGACGACGGGCAGCGGCTGATCGCGGCGGCGCGCAAGGGCCGGGCGACGCTGGACCTGACGCTGACAGTGGACAGCCCCTACCTGTACGACGTGTGGCAGGTGTCGAAGGGCCGGGTGCCGGAGCGGATCGTGCACACGGTGACCGCGAGGAACACCGCCGAGGTGACCGCCAGCTACGGCGACACGGGCGCGGGCTGGGCCACCGAGGAGCGGTTCGGTTGGCGTCCGTGGCAGGAGTACTCCTGGAACGACGACCAGCGCCTGGTCCGCAACGGGACCACCCGGCAGGAGTTCGTCAGCGCCGGGGACTCCTGGTGGCAGCACCGGGTGCTGCACAAGGAGATGTTCATGCAGTGGGGGCAGTTGACAGGTGGGCTGACCGAGGCGCCCCGGCGGTACGCCGCCGACGACCGGGAGGTCGAGACCTGGCACGCCCCGGTGGTCCGTCCGGCCGTGCCGGCCAGCGGGACGCCGGTGCCCACGCGTACGGGCGACAGCCTGGACGTGCGGGTGCCCGAGTTCGTCGACGCCGACGGGCACTTCAGCGTGGCCGGCAACAGCGAGGAGGCGGACGGGGTCGAGGTTCGCCTGAGTCGAGACGGGCAGCAGATCGCCGACCTGTCCGACGGCTGGGCGCCGGTGCCGACCACCGCCGCAGCGGCCCGCTACCGCCTCGACGTGACGACGCGGCGGGCCTCGGACGAGTGGCGCTACGCCACCCGCACCGACACGGCGTGGCAGTTCACCTCGGCCCGGCCGACGGGTGGGGCGGCCGTGCCTCTGTCGCTGCTGCAGGTGGACTACCGGGTGCCGGCCGACCTGCTCGGCCTCGTACCGGGCCGCCGGCCGCACCAGCTGGGGCTGACCCTGCGCCAGCCGGCCGGAGTCGCCGCGCCGACTGGCACCAGCCTGCGGGTGGAGGTCTCCTTCGACGAGGGCGTCACGTGGCGGGCCGCGCCGACCAGAGGGTCGGGGACCCGCTGGACCGCGACGGTCCCGGCCGGGCGCGGAACCGTGTCACTGCGGGTGCACGCCACCGACCGGGCCGGGAACTCCGTGGACCAGACGGTGGTGCGGGCGTACGGGCTGCGCTGA
- a CDS encoding helix-turn-helix domain-containing protein: MLDVIGLTPAEEELYRCLLQLTTARVDELVHRLQRPRAQVVEQVEALRAKGLVQTTDSDPDAPLRPRAPDVALGATLLRHQEDLEAARRRVTQLAEEYRSGLRRHHVDHLVEVIRGGRVLRDRLRDLQNSARSEVLWFCRANPLAMAGPENVEEFDALARGVSYRAIYERDLLLEPGALADLAKGVAAGEQARVLDRLPVRLAIVDARTAICPLVPDLHGGEPSAAVIGRSQLLDALLALFESHWRVATRLRLDDPLAAPTESRRDDADDRPVDGYQPDADEARLLSLFVAGVPDKSIASQLGVSRRTVQRRLADLMDAAGVDTRPGLAFQVARRGWL; this comes from the coding sequence GTGTTGGACGTGATCGGCCTGACCCCCGCCGAGGAGGAGCTCTACCGCTGCCTGCTCCAGCTCACCACGGCCCGGGTCGACGAGCTGGTCCACCGACTGCAACGCCCCCGGGCGCAGGTCGTCGAGCAGGTCGAGGCGCTGCGGGCCAAGGGTCTGGTGCAGACCACCGACAGTGACCCGGACGCCCCACTGCGCCCGAGAGCGCCGGACGTCGCCCTGGGCGCGACGCTGCTGCGCCACCAGGAGGACCTGGAGGCGGCCCGACGCCGGGTCACCCAACTGGCCGAGGAGTACCGCTCCGGGCTACGCCGCCACCACGTGGACCACCTCGTCGAGGTGATCCGAGGCGGCCGGGTGCTGCGCGACCGGCTGCGTGACCTGCAGAACTCGGCCCGCAGCGAGGTGCTCTGGTTCTGCCGGGCGAACCCCCTCGCGATGGCCGGCCCGGAGAACGTGGAGGAGTTCGACGCGCTGGCGCGCGGAGTGAGCTACCGGGCCATCTACGAACGGGACCTGCTGCTGGAGCCGGGCGCCCTCGCGGACCTGGCCAAGGGGGTCGCCGCCGGAGAGCAGGCCCGGGTGCTGGACCGCCTGCCCGTCCGACTGGCCATCGTGGACGCCCGCACCGCGATCTGCCCGCTGGTGCCCGACCTCCACGGTGGCGAGCCGAGCGCCGCGGTGATCGGCCGCAGCCAACTGCTCGACGCGCTGCTCGCCCTCTTCGAGAGCCACTGGCGGGTGGCCACCCGACTGCGACTCGACGACCCGCTCGCCGCCCCGACCGAGAGCCGGCGCGACGACGCCGACGACCGTCCGGTCGACGGCTACCAGCCCGACGCCGACGAGGCCCGGCTGCTGTCGCTGTTCGTGGCCGGCGTACCGGACAAGTCCATCGCCTCCCAGCTCGGGGTGAGCCGCCGGACGGTGCAACGCCGCCTCGCCGACCTGATGGACGCCGCAGGCGTGGACACCCGACCAGGGCTGGCGTTCCAGGTCGCCAGGCGCGGCTGGCTCTGA
- the recN gene encoding DNA repair protein RecN, with the protein MLEELRITGLGVIEDTTLPLTGGMNVITGETGAGKTMVVTGLGLLFGGRADAGRVRAQPGRAVVEGRLRLSGRVADTVHARISDAGGEPDEDGSLLLSRTVTVEGRSRAHLGGRSMPVSMLGEVGEQAVAVHGQSDQLRLLRPAEQRAALDRFAGPAHEKLLDALREAYTGWRRVVDDLADRRRNARERNQEADLLRLGLDEITRVDPQPGEDDELKTEAQRLEHAEGLRTAAQVAQQCVAGGAEAADETPDAAALLGTARRTLEAQSGTDPALGELAARLEEAATLVTDVSAELSAYLATLDADPARLQHLYERRAALRALTRKYADDVDGVIAWADRARTRLSDLDTSDDLLDELDREGQRLAAEVADLASRVSVSRQEAAVRFADQVTVELAGLAMPHARIEVAVLPRPAGRAEPTLTVNGVEAGVAADGGDEVELRLLAHPGAPSLPLQRGASGGELSRVMLAIEVVFAGSGGPPTLVFDEVDAGVGGQAAVEIGRRLARLARSHQVLVVTHLPQVAAFADRHLVVAKDTGGAVTTSGVRVVEDTERARELARMLAGLPDSDLGIAHAEELLAVAAKERRL; encoded by the coding sequence GTGCTGGAAGAGCTGCGCATCACCGGACTCGGCGTCATCGAGGACACCACGCTGCCGTTGACCGGCGGGATGAACGTCATCACCGGCGAGACCGGTGCCGGCAAGACGATGGTGGTGACCGGCCTCGGTCTGCTCTTCGGCGGCCGGGCCGACGCCGGGCGGGTCCGTGCCCAACCGGGCCGGGCCGTGGTCGAGGGGCGGCTGCGCCTGTCCGGCCGGGTCGCCGACACGGTGCACGCCCGGATCAGCGACGCCGGTGGCGAGCCCGACGAGGACGGCTCGCTGCTGCTGAGCCGTACGGTGACGGTGGAGGGCCGCTCCCGAGCCCACCTCGGTGGCCGGAGCATGCCCGTGTCGATGCTGGGCGAGGTCGGCGAGCAGGCGGTGGCCGTGCACGGCCAGTCCGACCAGTTGCGGCTGCTGCGCCCGGCCGAGCAGCGGGCCGCTCTGGACCGGTTCGCCGGGCCGGCGCACGAGAAGCTGCTCGACGCGTTGCGCGAGGCGTACACGGGCTGGCGGCGGGTGGTCGACGACCTTGCCGACCGGCGGCGCAACGCCCGCGAGCGCAACCAGGAGGCCGACCTGCTGCGGCTGGGCCTCGACGAGATCACCCGCGTCGACCCGCAGCCCGGCGAGGACGACGAGTTGAAGACCGAGGCGCAGCGGCTGGAGCACGCCGAGGGCCTGCGGACTGCCGCTCAGGTGGCCCAGCAGTGCGTGGCGGGCGGCGCGGAGGCGGCCGACGAGACACCTGACGCGGCGGCGCTGCTCGGCACGGCCCGGCGCACCCTGGAGGCGCAGTCCGGCACCGACCCTGCGCTGGGCGAGCTGGCGGCCCGCCTGGAGGAGGCGGCCACGCTGGTGACCGACGTCTCCGCGGAGCTGTCGGCGTACCTGGCGACCCTCGACGCGGACCCGGCCCGGTTGCAGCACCTCTACGAGCGGCGGGCCGCGCTGCGGGCGTTGACCCGCAAGTACGCCGACGACGTCGACGGCGTCATCGCCTGGGCCGACCGGGCCCGCACCCGACTGTCCGACCTGGACACGTCCGACGACCTGCTCGACGAGCTGGACCGGGAGGGGCAGCGGCTGGCCGCTGAGGTGGCCGACCTGGCCTCCCGGGTGTCGGTGTCCCGGCAGGAGGCGGCGGTCCGCTTCGCCGACCAGGTCACCGTGGAGCTGGCCGGTCTGGCCATGCCGCACGCCCGGATCGAGGTGGCGGTGCTGCCCCGACCGGCCGGGCGGGCCGAGCCGACGCTGACTGTCAACGGCGTCGAGGCGGGTGTCGCGGCGGACGGCGGCGACGAGGTGGAGCTGCGGTTGCTGGCCCACCCGGGCGCGCCGTCGTTGCCGTTGCAGCGTGGCGCATCCGGCGGTGAGCTGTCCCGGGTGATGCTCGCCATCGAGGTGGTCTTCGCCGGCTCGGGCGGCCCGCCCACGCTTGTCTTCGACGAGGTCGACGCCGGTGTCGGCGGCCAGGCCGCGGTGGAGATCGGCCGGCGGCTGGCCCGGCTGGCCCGCAGCCACCAGGTGTTGGTCGTCACCCACCTGCCGCAGGTGGCCGCGTTCGCCGACCGGCACCTGGTGGTGGCGAAGGACACCGGCGGCGCGGTGACCACGAGCGGGGTACGCGTCGTTGAGGACACCGAACGCGCCCGGGAGCTGGCCCGGATGCTCGCCGGTTTGCCCGATTCGGATCTGGGTATCGCTCACGCCGAGGAGCTTCTGGCCGTGGCCGCCAAGGAAAGGCGGTTGTGA